TTGGAACAGGCCTTTACAAGAGTTTTGAACAGGCGGTAAATGACACCATCGTTATCACACGGACCCATGAGCCGAATATGAAAGCCCATGAAGCGTACAAGAGGAATTATGAAATATATATTGAGCTGTATGAAAAATTGAAAGATACAATGCAAAAAATTTAGCATTAAAAAAGTCTGGAGGGGTTTATATGAAAGCGGGAGTTTTACACGCACGGGATGATTTAAGATATGAGGAGATTCTGACTCCTGTACCCGTAAAGGGAGAAGTGCTTGTAAGGGTAAAGGCCACAGGCATATGTGGTTCAGATATTCCAAGGGTACTGGGTGACGGAGCACATTTTTTCCCCATAGTTCTGGGGCATGAATTTTCAGGTGAAGTGGCTGAGATAGGAGAAGGAGTTACTTCTGTGGCAGTAGGGGACAGAGTAGCAGGAGTACCTTTGGTTCCATGTCTCAAGTGTGGAGATTGCCAGAAGGGCGATTATGCTTTATGTAAACATTATAGTTTTATCGGTTCAAGGGAAAGCGGAAGCTTTGCAGAGTATGTGAAAATGCCTGAAAGAAATGTTGTGAAATTTAATGACAGTGTGTCCTTTGAACAGGGAGCCTTTTTTGAGCCGGCAACGGTAGCTTTGCATGGTTTATTGTGTGCCGACTATAGAGGCGGAGAGGATGTTGCAATCCTTGGCGGTGGTACGGTAGGCATGTTTACGGCTCAATGGGCCAGGATAT
This genomic stretch from Ruminiclostridium cellulolyticum H10 harbors:
- a CDS encoding galactitol-1-phosphate 5-dehydrogenase, whose protein sequence is MKAGVLHARDDLRYEEILTPVPVKGEVLVRVKATGICGSDIPRVLGDGAHFFPIVLGHEFSGEVAEIGEGVTSVAVGDRVAGVPLVPCLKCGDCQKGDYALCKHYSFIGSRESGSFAEYVKMPERNVVKFNDSVSFEQGAFFEPATVALHGLLCADYRGGEDVAILGGGTVGMFTAQWARIFGAKRVFVFDIDNDRLALAKKLGVDVTINTLDKDFKEQVDKLTNKKGFGFVYETAGVDITMKLAFELAGNKSGVCFIGTPTKDLVFTPRLFENMNRKEFKLTGSWMSYSAPFPGREWELTAHYFSTGALKFDDSFIFKKVPLSNIKEGFDMFKVQGAVKGKVLIVNE